The Oncorhynchus nerka isolate Pitt River linkage group LG5, Oner_Uvic_2.0, whole genome shotgun sequence nucleotide sequence GAACTCGATGCACACAAAAATAACTCACTTCCCTATTCACATCTGCTTTTCTTGCTAACCTAACACAGAAGCACACAAATGTGCAGACGGCCGCCTTGGCCTTGTCATCTTTCCCTTTGTCTACAGAGTGTCCGTCTCAGGTGAGAAAAATAAAGAATTTTACaaaaggaaaaagagggagagagagagaccaggagaagCTACAAATAGCCTTCTGCAGCCGGGTCTGGTCTAGCCTACAGCAAGCAGGGCACCATTGTACTGCTGGGGACTGGGGGAAGGATGTCAGAAGCCCCTGACCCTGTCCTGGGGTGAGATGGGAAAGGCGGGGGGGGGCAGCTGGTCGTGGGGTCGGTCCGTTCATATGCATGACACCCTCACTGCACTTCTATTTACAGGAAGAGACGATGCAGCGAGCCACGTTCCCCCTCGCAGGTCATTGTTACCTGAAGAGGACTGGGAATTGGGGGAAACAACTGGGGTTCCTTGAGAAGTTTTCATGACCGTATGTTGTTGTCgcagacagcaacagaggaaaAAACACACATCAACATTGTGGTGCTGGACAGGGTCTATTAGACTTGACTGTCCCTTAACTCaaacataaaaacacacacacacacagtgtggacAGTGGAGAAAAATGTGGAATGGGTTGAAATGGGTTTATGTGACCGATACTGTATCTGAACTACCATTATGTATGGATCCATAGCATTGATAGCCTTGATACGGTCGGATAGAGAGATCCAATCTTCTCTGGAGACGGTTAGTTTTTCCTGTGGTGCACATGTGAGGTTCTGTGTTTGTCTAGTGTTTTGGGTTTCAGCatcggagagagagggggggaatctTCCCTCCAGGGGTTTTCTCTGAAAACACTGCCAGTCACGTCTGGCCTCTGCGGACAGTAAATCACTCTCTTCACCAGAGCGCTTCCGTGAGCCGAAGTAGTAGCCCTCCTCAACTGGAAATGCAATACGCCACGTCCCCGAGACCACCCAAGAGGCTCtgagggtcacacacacacaccacacacacacacacacaataacacaacaggGCCTCTTAACCGACGGCCACAGAATCACCCCAACATCCTGTTATCCTGACACTGTTTACCGGCTAGGGGGATTGGGTTGCAGGGTTAAGGCTATGTGGGCCATGAGGAATTTCACAACAAGTTTGTTTTTTACTTTAAAAAGAGTTTTCTCAATGGGATCCACAAGCCAAAGTAAAAGCCCACATCCTTAGGTCAGGAGAGTCTCAGAGGGTTGGTGTGGTGAGCCACTCAGTTTCAGATAATGAGAAGCTACAATACGGTGGTGAGAAAAATTGCTTTTTCATAGCGTAACCAGCTAAATGGTGATAGCTACATTGGTGGACATTAGTATAACAAATAAACGGTATCATATACCAATCCCTCACCTCAATTCTTAGGCCTCCCATTGGCTATAGTGGGTTAGGCCGTTGCTCCTGGATTGGGCCAAGCATACAGAAACATCACATAGCCTTTGCTTGCGGTTAGCCTAGCGTTACTTGCCTGCCTCCTTGCAGACGGCGGCCAGGTCTGCCCCGACATATCCATGAGCGCCGTCCGCTAGCTGGGTTACCTCGTCGGGGGTCAGCCTACAGGGCACAGAGGTCAGCAGCTTCCGTAGGATGTCCGCACGCTCCGCCGCGCTTGGTACGCCCACCTGTAACCGTACATTAGTTTAGCGAGTTTATAGTGCATCGGCTAGCTAATCCTGATTGAAATACAAGGAAGTGTTGTTAAGCAAGAGCGTGGTAACAAAAATGGAGGTTGGGTTTCTCTGTCAACAGATGCTTCAATGGTGTCAGACTACTGATGAGGCGGATTCTGCTTTCAGAAGCCAAGTTAACCTCCCATTTCATGTAAGAAAGTCATGACCATCAAGCTTTTACGGAAAGAGGATCATTTTGTACATGTATTAAACTGCGAGTTTGACCAATTCCAGTCCCCGTGCTTAGGGGATGCAGGGTCCTCCCCGGGAATATTTTTTACATAGAAGGATGGAGAAGTTCAGTTCTGGTGACTGAAAAACTCTACTCCAAAATGTATGAAAATAAAATCATGCTGATACCATCTAAAATATAACTTCCACCTCCAGAAATGGACACAATAACATATTGGACCATGCATATAGCCTAGCCTATGCATGATCTATATTATCAGATGTGCTATTTAGCAATAAGCATTATCACCTGTAGCCTAACTGTAGATATAAATACATGGGCTGAAGCATGGGGTTTTTCCATCTGCATTTACCCCATTGGACACAACATCCTGATTGTTATTATTTACTAAAATAATATAtactttttttgtttgtattgCAAAGTAAGTCGTTGCCCTTTTTAAGACGCCATTGCCCCTTTAAGAGCTCTGTTGTGCAGCTGCACAAAACTGCATTTGTAAAACGATGCCACGTGTGCAATTGAAGGAGTAGAGAAATAAACATAGTATCAATGGAAAACTGGGATCCCCCTCTTTTTTATCAGAGGCCAAAACTTCTTTcaaaatacatttgccaaaactGTTTAAAAGTGTTTCCCCCGCGATTGCATTAAGAATGGTTGTGCATTGACTGCTTGTCAGAATACATGCTTGGCTCTCCCAACTTGAATGCGCCTCGAGAGGAATATTACGCTCTCGTAGTGATTCTACAATGATCTCAAAAACAACCTCACCAGAATCCATATGACAGAAATCTGTCGCAGTGACTGAGAACTTTGACCCCTGCATAACCTCTTCACTCTGGCTAAGCTGAATTACCCACCTCCAGTTCCTTGTCGAAGCGTCCGGGCCGGCGGAGGGCGGGGTCCAGGGCGTGGGGCCGGTTGGTGGCCCCTAGGACCAGCAGTTGGCCTGAGTGGCCCTCCTGGAGGAAGAGACAAACCAGGTCAgggaataaataataatatatattgaTAATCAATAAACGAGGCGTTTGAATGTAAGAGAGGGATTGGAACAGTAGGTGTAATAAATCATTAATCATAGCCCTAACCGATGACACCGGCACTAAAAGTTCATCAAACATGAACAACATTTTCAGACTGTAAATGTGTCTAAGGCTTAATAACTTACTAGTTTACATCTTCTGAAACCATCAGGCATTATCTGGCAATGCAACATTTACACTTTAACAGAGCTCCTTGTGCTATATGCGAAAATGAACGTCCCTAGCTAGTTTACACGCTGCTGTGTTTTCCGAGGGTGGTCCGGCTGAGAGAGGAAAAATGATTCCATTTTCACCTTCCCCGCTGACCTCCCTCCAATACCACAGGGCTATCAGGGGGGCCAAAACACAAATAAATTACAGTGCGAGAGGAATTCCGTGTGGGTGCAGGAAGTGCTTTCTCCACATTCCACAGCAGCAGGCCCATGGTGGTTGGATTATACAACAAGCCTTAGCATTGGTCTGGAAAACAGACAGCAGGAGGGAGAGCAGCTGCTTCAGTGCACCATCTGCACCATGGAGCTGGGCTGGGGAGATGAAGATGTACTTGGCGATAACGTGATGCTAATTTGGCACGTCATGGAGACCGGCGGTGATGGGTTTCCCAGGCTCCCTGTGTTCTCTAAGGGGGAGGAGGGCGGCTGTCGAGCCATCTCTGATCGTGGGCCTGAGCTCTCTTTTTCTCATTAGCCTGATTCGCTGACAGAACACTCAAGATTCAGCAGACACtcaggagatacagacagagagagaatgtctGAAGGATGTCCAGGAGAGAGCGGGATGTGTTGGATGTCAGTCTGCACTTCCAAGGTTGATGTGTTTATAAAATAAAAGTATCACTGTAGAGATTGTGTGTATACTCTGTAATTGCACTCACTGAACCAATCCCATCCATGAGAGTGAGGAGGGAGGCCACAACGCGCTTCTCCACCTCGTTCTGAGCCCCCTCTCGCTTGGGACACAGCGCATCCAACTCATCGATGAAAATGATTGCAGGTTGCCTGTGTAAACGATGCAAAGCCTTAGTTGTTGAACACTTCTTAGAATACTCTACTTTTTGTGTAGTGAAATGTATATTGATGATAGGATTTAGAAAAACACATACAAAAGGGCACAAATACGGGACACTTGTTTTTATTATTTACCTTTGAGAGGCTTCTGTGAATATCTGTCTCAGTCTGGCCTCTGTTTCTCCATAAAACCTGTAAAGACAGGTTGAACACAAAATAAACAAAGGTAATTTGGTTTGGCTGTATGAGCATCACTAACCCTCAATATATGATCTTGAACTTATACTTGGTACCCAACCACATTTCATTAGGTAGGAATAATGTGACCATACTTGCTCATGATTTCTGGACCGTTGATTACAGTCATGTGTGCACCGACCTCATTGGCTATGGCTCGTCCAATCATAGTCTTTCCTGTTCCTGGGGGGCCATAAAGGAGAACTCCCCTAGGAGGTGTGATTCCTGTATCATCAAAAGCACAAAAATGCATAAAATCAGAGTTGAGTTTTCATGAATTTGAgctacagcaaaaaaaaaaaaaaaaaagaattttcCAATTCAACTCAGTACAGAGTGCCACCTTGTAAGGAATAACATATCTGTGTACCGTAGTTGGAGAAGAGCTCTGGGTGTTTGAGAGGCAGTTCAATGGTCTCTCGGATGACGTTCAACTGGCTGCTGAGGCCTCCAATCATACTATATGTGACCTTTGACCTCTGGGCCGCTGTATCCTCCATCTGCTCCTCTTGAGCCTCTTTGTATCTGTCTCTGAACTTCACCTTAGTGGAAAAGGAGAGGCAGTAGAAGGTGTCAGTGCTCAGAGCTCCACCAGGGGGAGTAGTCAAGTGTTTGTCTGTGTTCGTCTGCTCTGGGCTGAGGGCAATCCTATCCTCCATCTCCAGACTGAGGCTGCCCTCCTTGGGCTCAGTGGAAGTCTGGGGGTTGCAGGGGGGAGTTGGGGGGACACATGGCACACAAAAGGGCCTGCAGGGGGTACTGGCTGCAGGACCAGGCTCCCGCGGATCCCCGGCCTGCTCCTCCATGGTCAGGAAGCTGAGCTGCAAAGACAGGTCCATGGAGGTGGAGCCCAGGGCGGAGCTCATCAGAGAGGTGTCCTCCGGGTCAGGCTCCAGTCCCGGGGAAGGCGGGGGTCTCTCTAGGGAGAGGCCGTCCACCCCTTTCACCCGCTCCACCCGCAGACTGCACGCTCGCCCAAAGTACGTCAGGGATAGGGAGTTTCCAGGGAGTGGGATCTTTCCATCTAAAATATAACCATTTGGACACTTACTATTAAGGTAATGCAATGCAAAGTTTTAcattgaaaagttgcatatcccttgctatatttttttattttacctttatttaactaggcaagtcagttaagaacaaattcttattttcaatgacggcctaggaacagtgagttaactgcctgttcaggggcagaacgacagatttgtaccttgtcggctcggggatttgaacttgcaaccttccggttactagtccaacgctctaaccaataggctaccctgcagcagCTCCATGAAAAATAAACTGGCTTACCCAAAGATCGGAGGAAGAAGTTACTGAATTCCTCCGAATTGAGCGCATCATCCTTTAGTCTGCATTGATAAATGAAAAGCAAAAAACAAAATGTAATATTCATCATGCAATTAACATAACTGTGAAGGAATTTCTGACTCATCCCTGAATTGACTATAAAACTGTTGTTGAACGTGCCTCAACAGCAGATGGCGACATTAACCTATAGTATAAAACTTCATCACCTGACAGCAAGGAAACTGGTCTACTTTGTGCTGCCATGGGTGTATGTGCCTTTTGTAAACAGGATTCAGACATCTTTGACTTAATGGGAGTATCAAAACAAATATTTCCTGTCGTGAAGTTGTCCTTCCTCCCAATGTACCAACACCTCTAAAGACCCAAGGGGAATACGACAGCAATGGCAGACAAATACATCATTGTTCATCATATTTATGGATTCACAAGTAGCTTTAGCTCTACTGCTTTACCTGGTGGAGAGAAGCACCTCTTCTGCCTGTAGCACAGGTCCTGTCAGGGGATGAACAGTAACTCCATCCCCAGGCTTCACTTTCAGGCTGTTCTGAGTACTTTTCAGTAGGCCAACTTTACCGCCAGGGAAAGACGCTGCCGGCCAGGCCAGACACACCTGGGGAAAAAAAGAATCAGCATATAAACTTGGCCTGGAAATTATCCGACAGCATTTGGGTTAGTCTAATATTATTCCAGATCGACTGTTTCTGGGTCAACTGCTGATATTGTCTCCCCGTTGTTCGATTCATAGTCAATAAGTACATGCACATATACAATATACCTATTACGTTGATGAACACACTGTTGACATACCTCTTGTTGCCCAGTATTGCTCGATAATAGGACTGGTCTTCCAATGCAAATGTTACCAGACTTCATTGCATTTATGCTCAGCTGGACAAGGAATGCTCTGCATCTTTTGGAAAGCTTATCATCCGCTGTATACAAATGTTGACATGGGGGTGACTTGTAAGACAATAAGAGGTTAACACGCATGGCAAAAGCCGTGTGATCATGACTCTTAGTTCCACCACATTACACATAAGTCATTGGATGAAGGCGTCTTTTGTACCGGGGAGTTTTGTTAAACGCCCCGACTCTCAGTCTGAACATTAACACGCATCACCTGCGGTATGGTTTTGGAAGCAATAAGGACCTTATCTTCCATATGAGCGAgaaatcctttttttttttttacaaaatattAAATTGATGCACACACACCTTTATACGGTTTGTGTTCCCACACGGCCATATCTCCGAGTTACAGTGTGTGTTTACAGAAAACAATGTTGACTACCTATGCTAATTATATAACTATCTGTGTCTCCTAACACGTGTGTAAATGGGAAAACGGACAACACAAACTTGATGTCACGGAAGAATATTGTTGGCTACAACTGTGTTTAAACCGGTTAAAACAGTGTCCTGCACAGGAGTCTGCTGAGgggggctcataataatggccggaacggagcaaattgaatggcatcaaacacatggcaaCTGTGTTTAGATTGAGTATTTGGCTTTCAGAGCCAATTCGCCTTCAAACGGAACAGGTATGGTCCTTGGACAGTTAGGGGTAACGTTAGGCTCCTTTAGTCCATTATTGGGCTGTGTGTACCCATATGCAACTTAACCAAAAGATGAGTCTGTGTATCAAGCTACACCAGGGCCCTCTTAACATTGTTCCTGGAACACTACCCTCCTGTGGGCTTTCGTTTAaatcccagttgtaactaacctgattctgTTTataaaccagctaattattagaatttgGGGCGCTAGATTTGGGTTGGAGGGGAAACCTACAGGACGTTAGCGCTCCAGGAATAGGGTTGGCGAGCCCTGAGCTACACCATACATCCATCAGGTAACTGTTAAGTGCATGCGCAGTGCTAGAGCTCTTGTTCATTGGTGAACAATCTTCATGGTAAATTACATTTCCATTGTATTCAGACATGTTCTCATGATAGTATCATAAGTGCAGCAAAACTAGCTAACAAGATACAGTAGCTGGCTACCTTTCTCAATGAATTCAATGACAGTGAACGAGTTGGGATTCTTGCTGCCTCCCCCCTCGTGCCCCGAGCTTTGCAAGCTAGTTGAGTCACTGGAGCCATCTCTCAGTCCGCTTGAGTTGTCACCTTCAATGACTCTCCTAACTTTGCTTTTGTTTTTCTTTGAAGACATTTCTCTAATTCAATTTCGCAATAGCATAGCTACGTGTATAACATAACTTTGATCACAAGCATGGGTGAATCCGCTAATATACACTTCCTGGTTAAAGTTCAGTTCCTCCTCTTTTACCGTAAAGCGTATAGTTAAATGACGTAGTAAATGCTGCTTTGCCACTCTGTTTACAATTTTGCGCAAAAACGGACGATGTATTGAAGTATATATTTAGAAAATTATATATAGCTATATTATTATATAGTTTTGTATAGTATACTTTTAGTTGTTAGCAACTTACTATAACACAGCATGTAGCAAATATGTCCAAATAAATTCGAAGTACAAGTGTATTACGGTGTTTATGCAACTTCAGAGTGTTGACTTTTATGTAACCGGCGAGTAAATTCATATTTCACGGACGCGTTTTCATCTAAATATATTTAAAGGCTTTGGTAACATGGCAACGCTTACTCGCAAACTATTACCTCTTGTAAGAAACGCGCTTTCAAATCAAACGCGCCTCGCATACGCACATACAGGGTCAATGAGGGCTGTTCGAGCATTCACATGCTCCGCAAGCCTGTTACAACTACAGAATGAGCATGGGACAAATGTCCATGTTTTGACTGGGAAAGTGGACAGATTCGGCGGAGTGACAGTGAACCTCGGTGACAGTGATTTCCCGTCGGATATCAGCGAAGGAGTATTTAGTAGTCTACTGCGAGGttagtatagatagatagatagatggacacAACTGTATGGTGTTGCATGCAGGCACCTTCTTGACTTGGACAGAAAAGAAGCAAACATGCATGACATGCAAGAACCTTGAAAATGCATAAAACAATGCATATTGCCTTATAGCCCAGCTAGTTTGAGGGCCAAAGAGGGCAGACAGATATCCTGGTTAATAAGTGATGATGCACAGTACCAGCAGTAGGGAAACAATCAATGACTCAATGGCACTTGTTAAAAACTAATACAAATAattctgaatatatatatatatatatatattagattcAGATTCATTCTAATTAATATTAGACTTTGATAAATCTACACGGACATTGAATGATGAATCTAGTCAGACATGCTCATTGACACCCTCTGACTgtgatgttttgtttgtttttcagaCTCTTTAGCTCAGTGGAGGACAGAGGGCCGGGTGGCTGTCTGGCTTCATGTGCCCATCTCTTTGAGCCGCTGTGCCGCAGCAGCTTCTGCTCATGGCTTCACCTACCATCATGCCAAACAGGACCAAGCCATTctggctctgtggctgggagatgGGCAGAGCAGGCTGCCTGGGTTTGCTACTCATCAGATTGGAGTGGCAGGTACGCCAGGTCTACTGCCCTGACCTATATCACAGATTCATACTGCTCAGGATCAGGTGTTAGGTTCAGACCTCTGGGTCAGGTCTGCTTCAGGTTTCTTGAAGCCTtctgcacacacactcatgccTTACTTGTGTAAAAATACAGGTAAGGCAAACCATCAGTTATTTCCACTTGTCACTGGATGAACTACAAATCTAGTTTGTGTTTGCCTTGCAAACAATGTCTGTGATAGAGAACATTTTTGATGGTAGTTAAATCACCACCAGTCAACCACCAGGTGGCATGCTGTTGACTTTATTCCTCCCCAAAAGTGGATGCAAGCATGTCAGAACATGTCTGTGGAAGGAGGATGGCAAAAACCTGGTCTGATGGCATGTTTCCAACAGTGACTTTGAATAACCCACCATTTATTTCTTCCACAAATTGAAGAGTTTTTGGACTGCTAAAGAGTATTTgtaccaacacaacacacatggtTCCCAGTGGGGGGGTGTATCCAAttgtacttgagtaaaagtaaagatacctttaatagaaaatgactcaaatgaaagtcacccagtaaagtgctacttgagtaaaagtctaaaattatttggttttaaatatacttaaggatcaaaagtacatgtaattgctaaaatatacttgatCAAAGTACAagcataaataatttcaaattccttatattaagcaaaccagacggcaccattttcttgtggatcgaccaggggcacactccaacactcagatataatttacaaacgaagcatgtgttttagtgagtccgccagatcagaggcagtagggatgaccagggatgttctcttgattaaGTGTatgaatttgacaattttcctgtcctgctaagcattaaaaatgtaatgagtacttttgggtgtcagggaaaatgtatggagtaaaaagtacattattttctttaggaatgtggtgaagtcagttgtcaaaaatataaatagtaaagtgcaAATAACCCCAAAAAAACAACtttagtactttcaagtatttttacttaagtactttgaTGTTTCCTTCATTAGCTAACTTAAACAGCAATTGAACTGTGAGAAAATCCACCTATTGTGTGTTAGTGTTCTCATGATACCAGAATTTGGACCTCAATACCGAATACAGGTTTACTAACACAATACGTGATACCATCACGATACTCTATACTAAAATGATACCACGGTGAAAGAAAAGGCGTATTAGCCAAAGTCACAATGGCACTTGATGCAGTGCTACGGCTCTTGTCAATCATTGGGAATCTTTTGAGTTTAATATCTTTTGAGTTTAATATCCTTACATTTGAATTGTTTTGCCTCAAACATTTTCTGAGACAGCCATGTATGCATTAGTGAATCAATTATACAGTCATACAATCAATTTGACTTTGGTAGAAACAATCTAACTACGTAACAGAATAATGGTAATTTACTTGAATGGTAAATCTCttgataaactgggtaaatcaagatgtagcctaggcctatccacaatacaggtgaatgcatattcaataggagtgtgtgcatgcattgagtTATTGAGACTCATTTCATGGGGCTACATGAATTCATGTACCTTTCTATTGGCAATTTGGCCCACTCTTCAGCACCAAACTGCTCTAAATCTTCAATGTTTGAGGGGTGCCCTCCACCATCTGCTCtggggcggcaggcagcctagtggtttagagctcTGGTACTGGGGGCCTTgaacatttgatttatttatttcaccttttatttaaccaggtagtctagttgagaacaagttctcatttacaactgcgacctggccaagacaaagcaaagcagttcaacacatacaacaacacagagttacacatggaataaacaaacatacagtcaataatacagtagaaaaagtctatatacagtgtgtgcaaatgaggtaagataagggaggtaagggagtaattacaatatagcaattaaacactggagtgatagatgtgcaaaagatgaatgtgcaagtagagatactagggtgcaaaggagcaagataaataaatacagtatggggatgaggtagttggatgggctatttacagatgggctatgtgcagtgatctgtgagctgctctgaaaactggtgcttaaagttagtgagggagatatgagtctccagcttcattgattttgttttatttttaaatttgcagttcgttccagtaattggcagcagagaactggaaggaaaggcggccaaaggaggaattggctttgggggtgaccagtgaaaaattcctgctggagcgtgtgctacgggtgggtgctgcgatggtgaccagtgagctgagatgaggcagggctttacctagcaaagacttgtagatgacctggagccagtgggtttggcgacaaatatgacgCGAGGGTCatccaacgagagcgtacaggtcgcagtggtgggtagtatatggggctttggtgacaaaacggatggcactgtgatagtttgcatccagtttgttgagtagagtgttggaggttattttgtaaatgacatccccgaaatcgaggatcggtaggatggtcagttttacgagggtatgtttggcagcatgagtgaatgatgctttgttgcgaaataggaagccgattctacatttaattttggattagagatgcttaatgtgagtctggaaggagagtttacagtctaaccagacacctaggtatttgtagttgtccacatattctaagtcagaaccgtccagagtagtgatgctggacgggctggcaggtgcgggcagcgaccggttgaagagcatgtatttagttttacttgcatttaagagcagttggaggccaaggaaggagagttgtatagcAATTAAGCTCTTCTGGAGGTTCTTTAacatagtgtccaaagaagggccagaagtatacagaatggtgttgtctgtgtaACGGTGGATCAgcgaatcaccagcagcaagtgcgacatcattgatgtatacagagaagagagtcggcccgagaattgaaccctgtgccaccccaatagagactgccagaggtccagacaacagccccccgatttgacacactgaactctatcagagaagtagttggtgaaccaggcgaggcagtcatttgagaaaccaaggctgttgagtctgccgataagagtgtggtgattgacagagtcgaaagccttggccaggtcgatgaataccgttgcacagtattgtctcttatcgatggcggttatgatatcatttaggaccttgagcgtggctgaggtgcgcccatgaccagctctgaaaccagattgcatagcggagaaggtacggtgggattcgaaatggtcggtaatctgtttgttaacttggctttcgaagaccttagaacggcagggtagaatagatataggtctgtagcagtttgggtctagagtgtctccccctttgaagagggggatgactgcagcagctttccaatctttgggaatgtCAGACGATactaaagagaggttgaacaggctagtaataggggttgcaaccattttggcagatcattttagagagggtccagattgtatagcccggctgatttgttggGGTccagccaggtggaaagcatggccagccgtaaaaaaaatgcttattgaaattctcaattatagggaggaggtgctcttgttctccatggactttacagtgtcccagaactgttttgagtttgtgctacaggatgcaaatttctgtttgaaaaagctagccttagttttcctaactgcctgtgtatatgtgCAAAGGCATCATGATATCAGCAGATT carries:
- the afg2a gene encoding ATPase family gene 2 protein homolog A, whose product is MSSKKNKSKVRRVIEGDNSSGLRDGSSDSTSLQSSGHEGGGSKNPNSFTVIEFIEKADDKLSKRCRAFLVQLSINAMKSGNICIGRPVLLSSNTGQQEVCLAWPAASFPGGKVGLLKSTQNSLKVKPGDGVTVHPLTGPVLQAEEVLLSTRLKDDALNSEEFSNFFLRSLDGKIPLPGNSLSLTYFGRACSLRVERVKGVDGLSLERPPPSPGLEPDPEDTSLMSSALGSTSMDLSLQLSFLTMEEQAGDPREPGPAASTPCRPFCVPCVPPTPPCNPQTSTEPKEGSLSLEMEDRIALSPEQTNTDKHLTTPPGGALSTDTFYCLSFSTKVKFRDRYKEAQEEQMEDTAAQRSKVTYSMIGGLSSQLNVIRETIELPLKHPELFSNYGITPPRGVLLYGPPGTGKTMIGRAIANEVGAHMTVINGPEIMSKFYGETEARLRQIFTEASQRQPAIIFIDELDALCPKREGAQNEVEKRVVASLLTLMDGIGSEGHSGQLLVLGATNRPHALDPALRRPGRFDKELEVGVPSAAERADILRKLLTSVPCRLTPDEVTQLADGAHGYVGADLAAVCKEAGLHALRHALGSGSQPSDLQLMGTVTVTLQDLQWAMSEVKPSAMREVAIDVPKVRWSDVGGMEQVKLKLKQAVEWPLRHPEAFTRMGIQPPKGVLLYGPPGCSKTMIAKALANESGLNFLAIKGPELLSKYVGESERAVRELFRKARAVAPSIVFFDEIDALAGERGSSSGSGGVGDRVLAQLLTEMDGIEQLRDVTVLAATNRPDMIDKALMRPGRLDRIVYVPLPDGPTRREIFALQLRSMPVDQDMCLDDLVTRTEKYSGAEITAVCREAALLALQEDIKAQLIMGRHFESALNTVKPRVPDSLIQSYINYQQQRGLRFF